The Oreochromis niloticus isolate F11D_XX linkage group LG15, O_niloticus_UMD_NMBU, whole genome shotgun sequence genome includes a region encoding these proteins:
- the LOC100701731 gene encoding up-regulator of cell proliferation codes for MMDNEDKTPGLVKCIAKLGLENFYPNKLTLQLLLEINKGNTYDHPVQSVKDIPWCFFRRLFKINAECRDCTHVPNNNHEEDLFDDQYDLDFCPTDDTDDRFNPVDIIVALFKCADSFLQQQMTLKMSMCQFSVPLLMPHSNNSQCNLMLWALRDIVKEWRPHDSSQSKSFVEDNIVQADMPLYSFVRLKNCSLSKSQLLNIILSRGQQNHNYFIHREMEGGAIEKKIANGLVEVCWYLPSGRENLDIFPEPAAFANLRGDIFESLAQFYFLYQVSTAVFVFLDKVEENEQKILLSLPDVKTKLFLVVDVKDRNAKEDMLSVKATVKKLDLPKSSIKIKGSNMNVVEFSKKICSAIKTSNATTMKMINMFDKAAEFGLSVDECKSENQEKAAEEIMRGIGVRIISDYKKQQLPLQGDNWKKLSQLEKEQCRLKDFGDSGPEEYKCKLQQEVKQIKKEQSTYKLSKAMRTFIANLSTNNKEEQNYFLKWMKLKLDTQSRKKLSTLREKFKEECKKKVSKLIAELDQALLESSLGIEHYMREMGLIYEFSLHSQKTVDEIDALPSVVAKMLLDGYPLELLDGDASNIPERWVADVLMELHRKVGEKSRLLVVSVLGVQSTGKSTLLNTMFGVQFPVSSGRCTRGAYMVFLKVGEDLKTELKYDFIVLIDTEGLKSPDMAQLEDSYEHDNQLATFVVGLSDVTIINIAMENATEMKDVLQITVHAFLRMRQIGKKPVCHFVHQNVAGVSAYSKCITERKHLLDQLNEMTKIAAKMEKQPSIKAFTDVLDYDIGKNHWNIPGLWHGTPPMAPVNTGYSEAVADFKKNLLEIMKDDRGRAATEIPDFLEWMKSLWRAVKYENFIFSFRNTLVAHAYDNLCKEFSQWEWEFRKHIFCWQTEAELEILNTDNESEVNTWENVVHSKKSQLSGKLTDQKQLMMEKLSHYYKRKDRDINLIEKYKEDFSKSITGLAKEIRQSVCIKLDCALELKISKKKAQDIQRKYRDVIEEQVMELLGNCKNSSLSDKQLIDEFEKMWTEATINVCGLEQRDIAGSVLEQLKKKFLNRKVNKDLQVDLEEYGKDPFKVKHAHSDSWLKKFKNWILGDCQSFADSAIESCTQFVLDTVKTNGDYHESFARELLEKIDSFLEHSCKHHKTNIQFEIDLKLHICSFATRQFLEMHKKFLYKNNPQNKLEKLKNQYLSDFLDLYKERDHCQRKANDFARVCIKPAVEDYVNRSLGVDIVDEIVTSCHSTEYSSRSYFQYNIQRELLQKEDFNSFVRYISNYEMYVKNWIYEHVKQKMSEDETLCKLKNKILQVIFTKITEALNKASEAKDGTHLEDNKENITEFINSMHKYLIKDISLSEEDEKAILFQIQSTCYPFIKSLKTSIEDLKAELQQEFSKSKDIAADLEKLPIRPHDELFKRVFGCGQQCPFCKVPCEAGGKEHAEHHAAVHRPQGLGRYRDLDTEKLVETLCTTDVYSGCKFRNALTKQEWHPYKEYKTYYPEWHIPADPSIEASDYWKYVLVKYNEQFAEKYDAKPADVPQAWRSITKEQALKGLTEAFNMK; via the exons ATGATGGACAATGAAGACAAGACTCCAG GCCTGGTAAAATGTATCGCTAAACTTGGACTGGAAAATTTTTATCCCAACAAGCTGACGCTGCAACTTCTATTAGAAATCAACAAAGGCAACACATATGATCACCCTGTTCAATCAGTGAAAGATATACCATGGTGCTTCTTTAGAAGATTGTTTAAAATCAATGCAGAGTGCAGGGACTGCACACACGTACCGAATAATAACCATGAGGAGGATCTGTTTGATGATCAATATGACCTTGACTTTTGCCCTACAGATGACACTGACGATAGGTTTAACCCAGTTGACATCATAGTAGCACTTTTCAAATGTGCTGACAGCTTCTTGCAACAGCAAATGACCCTCAAGATGTCAATGTGCCAGTTTTCTGTCCCACTGTTGATGCCTCATAGCAATAACAGTCAGTGTAACCTGATGCTTTGGGCTCTAAGAGACATTGTCAAAGAGTGGCGTCCACATGATTCGTCTCAATCAAAAAGCTTTGTTGAAGACAACATTGTTCAAGCAGATATGCCACTCTATTCATTTGTGAGGCTGAAAAACTGCAGCCTATCCAAGTCACAGCTTTTGAATATTATTCTCAGCCGGGGTCAACAGAATCACAATTACTTCATTCACAGAGAAATGGAAGGAGGAGCAATTGAAAAGAAAATTGCCAATGGACTGGTTGAGGTTTGTTGGTACCTGCCCAGTGGAAGAGAAAATCTTGACATTTTTCCAGAGCCAGCTGCTTTCGCTAATTTGCGAGGAGACATTTTTGAGTCGCTCGCACAATTCTATTTTCTTTACCAAGTATCAACTGCTGTCTTTGTGTTCCTGGACAAAGTTgaagaaaatgagcagaagatttTGCTTTCTCTACCAGatgtgaaaacaaaactgttcttagtagttgatgtcaaAGACAGGAATGCAAAAGAAGACATGTTGTCTGTGAAGGCAACAGTAAAAAAATTGGATTTACCAAAATCCAGCATCAAAATTAAAGGCTCAAACATGAACGTTGTTGAGTTTTCAAAAAAGATTTGTTCAGCTATTAAGACCTCAAATGCAACcacaatgaaaatgatcaacatgTTTGACAAAGCTGCTGAATTTGGTTTGTCTGTGGATGAATGCAAGAGTGAAAACCAAGAAAAGGCAGCTGAAGAGATTATGAGGGGCATTGGAGTGCGAATTATATCTGACTACAAGAAACAACAACTTCCTCTGCAGGGAGACAACTGGAAGAAGTTGTCACAGttggaaaaagaacagtgtAGATTAAAAGATTTTGGTGACTCAGGACCGGAAGAGTACAAATGTAAACTCCAGCAAGAAGTGAAGCAAATTAAGAAGGAGCAAAGTACCTACAAATTGTCCAAAGCAATGCGAACTTTTATTGCTAACTTATCTACGAACAACAAGGAAGAACAAAACTATTTCCTTAAATGGATGAAACTGAAGCTTGATACACAATCACGGAAAAAACTCTCCACATTGAGAGAGAAATTTAAAGAAGAGTGCAAGAAGAAAGTGTCCAAACTCATTGCAGAGCTGGATCAAGCTTTGCTGGAGAGCTCTTTAGGAATAGAGCATTACATGAGAGAGATGGGGCTGATCTATGAGTTTTCTTTGCACTCACAAAAAACTGTTGATGAAATAGATGCTCTGCCAAGTGTTGTAGCTAAAATGCTGCTCGATGGATATCCTTTAGAACTCTTGGATGGAGATGCTTCTAATATTCCAGAGAGATGGGTCGCAGATGTGCTGATGGAGCTTCATAGGAAGGTTGGAGAGAAGAGCAGACTGTTGGTAGTGTCTGTGTTGGGTGTTCAAAGTACAGGGAAATCAACACTCCTCAACACCATGTTTGGTgtgcagtttcctgtcagcaGTGGCAGATGCACAAGAGGGGCTTATATGGTCTTCCTCAAAGTtggtgaagatttaaaaaccgAGCTGAAATATGACTTCATAGTTCTCATTGATACAGAAGGTCTAAAATCTCCTGACATGGCACAACTAGAAGACAGTTATGAGCACGACAACCAGCTGGCAACCTTTGTCGTTGGTCTAAGCGATGTAACCATTATCAACATTGCAATGGAGAATGCAACTGAAATGAAAGATGTCCTACAAATCACAGTGCATGCATTTTTGAGGATGAGGCAAATTGGTAAAAAGCCAGTTTGTCATTTTGTACACCAAAATGTTGCTGGTGTTTCAGCTTATTCCAAGTGCATAACAGAGAGGAAACATCTCTTGGACCAGCTAAATGAAATGACCAAAATTGCAGCTAAAATGGAAAAGCAACCTTCTATTAAAGCATTCACTGATGTGCTTGACTACGACATTGGAAAAAACCACTGGAACATCCCTGGACTCTGGCATGGAACCCCACCGATGGCACCAGTGAACACAGGTTACAGTGAAGCTGTAGCAGATTTCAAGAAAAATCTTTTGGAAATAATGAAAGATGACAGAGGCAGAGCAGCCACAGAGATCCCAGATTTTCTTGAATGGATGAAAAGTCTGTGGAGAGCAGTCAAATATGAAAACTTTATCTTTAGTTTCAGAAACACTCTTGTGGCTCATGCTTATGACAACCTTTGCAAAGAGTTTAGTCAATGGGAATGGGAGTTCAGAAAACACATATTCTGCtggcagacagaagcagagttAGAAATCTTAAATACTGACAATGAATCAGAAGTTAACACTTGGGAAAATGTGGTCCATTCCAAAAAATCTCAACTGTCTGGCAAATTAACAGATCAAAAACAGCTAATGATGGAGAAACTAAGTCACTATtataaaagaaaagacagagataTAAATTTGATAGAGAAATACAAGGAAGATTTTTCCAAAAGTATTACTGGCCTTGCCAAAGAAATTCGACAGTCTGTGTGCATTAAACTTGATTGTGCCCTTGAGCTAAAGATCAGCAAAAAGAAGGCTCAAGATATACAGAGAAAATACAGAGATGTGATTGAAGAGCAGGTCATGGAGCTCTTGGGTAACTGCAAAAATTCATCTCTCTCAGATAAACAGCTGATAGATGAGTTTGAAAAGATGTGGACTGAAGCAACAATAAATGTGTGTGGTCTGGAACAGCGAGATATTGCAGGATCAGTCCTGGagcaattgaaaaaaaaattcttaaacCGGAAAGTCAACAAGGATTTACAGGTTGACTTAGAAGAAtatggaaaagatccatttaaAGTTAAACATGCCCATTCAGATTCCTGGttgaaaaagtttaaaaactggATTCTAGGTGATTGTCAGAGTTTTGCAGACAGTGCAATTGAATCTTGCACACAGTTTGTACTTGATACAGTAAAGACAAATGGAGATTACCATGAGTCTTTCGCAAGGGAACTTCTAGAGAAAATTGATAGTTTCCTTGAACACAGTTGCAAACATcacaaaacaaatatacagTTTGAGATTGACCTGAAACTTCACATTTGTAGCTTTGCCACAAGGCAGTTCCTGGAAATGCACAAAAAGTTCCTGTACAAAAACAATCCTCAAAATAAGCTGGAGAAGCTCAAGAATCAGTATTTGTCAGACTTTCTCGATTTGTACAAAGAGAGAGATCACTGCCAACGAAAAGCAAATGATTTTGCCAGAGTTTGCATCAAACCTGCAGTGGAAGACTATGTAAACAGATCACTGGGAGTAGATATTGTAGATGAGATTGTGACCAGCTGTCATTCAACAGAGTACAGTTCCCGCTCTTATTTCCAGTACAACATTCAGAGAGAATTACTTCAAAAAGAAGATTTCAATAGTTTTGTGAGGTACATCAGTAACTATGAAATGTATGTTAAGAACTGGATTTATGAGCACGTCAAGCAAAAAATGTCAGAGGATGAAACTTTatgcaaactgaaaaacaagatCCTGCAGGTCATATTTACAAAAATCACAGAAGCGTTAAATAAGGCATCAGAAGCAAAGGATGGCACTCATCTTGAAGATAACAAGGAAAACATCACAGAGTTCATCAACAGCATGCACAAATATCTAATTAAGGACATCTCATTATCAGAGGAGGATGAAAAAGCCATCCTGTTTCAAATCCAAAGCACATGTTATCCATTTATCAAAAGTCTCAAGACCTCAATAGAAGACTTAAAAGCAGAACTTCAGCAGGAATTCTCAAAATCCAAAGATATTGCTGCAGATTTGGAAAAGCTTCCAATCAGACCACATGATGAGCTTTTCAAGCGGGTGTTTGGTTGTGGACAACAGTGTCCATTTTGTAAAGTGCCCTGTGAGGCTGGAGGGAAAGAACACGCTGAGCATCATGCAGCTGTACATCGGCCACAAGGTCTTGGCAGATATAGAGACCTTGACACAGAGAAGCTGGTTGAAACATTATGTACAACTGATGTGTACAGTGGATGTAAATTTCGTAATGCACTCACTAAGCAGGAATGGCATCCTTACAAAGAATACAAAACATATTATCCAGAGTGGCACATTCCAGCAGACCCTTCCATAGAAGCATCGGACTATTGGAAGTATGTTTTAGTGAAATACAATGAACAGTTTGCTGAAAAATATGACGCCAAGCCAGCTGATGTTCCACAGGCCTGGAGAAGCATTACAAAGGAACAAGCACTGAAAGGCTTAACAGAAGCATTCAACATGAAGTGA